The nucleotide window GCGCGCTGGTCGACCGCGTCGAGGACGCTGGCCGCCGGCTCCGCCCCCCGGCCCACCTGCCGGAGCTGGAAATACAGCGTCGCGTCGAAGTGTACGTCGAACATCCCCTCGTGGAACCCCGGAATGTACGGGATGGTCTCGTCCATCAGGAGGAACTCCCGGTCGATGTCCTTCACGCGGTCGCGCAGCTCGCGCCAGAACGAGTCGGGGACCGCCCACGCCATGTCGCAGCGGAACCCGTCGACCAGCGGCCCCCACTCGTCGACCACGTCCAGCAGGAACCGCCGCACCTCGAGGTTCGCGTGGTTCAGGTTCGCGATCAGCTCCCAGTCGAAGTAGGTCCCCGGCTCGCCCGACTCCTGCCACTCGTAGCGGTCGCGGTACGGCGAGTCGGGGTTCCGGTAGGCGTCGCGGAACCACTCGTGCTCGCGCGCGGTGTGGTTGGCAACGAAGTCGAAGAGGACGCGCAGCCCGTGGTCGTGGGCGGTCTCGACGAGCGCCTCGAAGTCATCGCGGTCCCCGAGGTCGTCGGCGGTGTCGAAGAAGTCGACGATGTTGTACCCGTGCGGCTTCCCGTCGTGGCCGAGGACCGGCGTGAGCCACAGCGTGTCGACGCCCAGGTCCGCAATCTGCGGGATCCGGTCGGCGATGGCGTCGAACGTCTCCCCCTCGTCGGCGTCCGCGAAGGTGCGGACGAACACCTCGTAGACGGAGGCGTCCCGGGTCCACTCGGGCGGATCGTTGAGCCGCCGCGTCTCGAAGTCGGGCGCGTCCGGCGTCAACCCCGCCTCGCCGCCGGTGCCACTGACCGTCGACTGGTCGCCGGCGCGCTCGACCGCGGCCGCGTCGGCGACGCTGACCCGCGGGTCCGCGCCCGCGTCCCTTGCGACCGCGACGGCGTGGACGCGAAGTCGGTCCGGCACCGAATCGAGCGGCACCCGGAGTTCGCGCCCGTCTCCGCTCCCGACGAGCGCGTCTCGGGGGTTCGTGCGTCCCGCCGTGACCGCGCTCTCGACGTCGCGGTCGTCGACGACGAACGTCACCGCCAGATCGGCGGCGTCGAGCGTCGAGTCCGGATTCGGCGTCGGAGTCGCGGTAAACAC belongs to Halorubrum sp. DM2 and includes:
- the malA gene encoding alpha-amylase MalA; this encodes MHHPGPPRFLATGERMELAPRDPDPDGRYAWRVADAPPGSEATVGDAPVTEFTPDLPGRYLLGLDAPDGDHRLTVRAFAASYEGVDVAGGSGTAIRDRDAGDAPVEYAARERHEGVGRPRVRVDAHVEFDGDGAAGERAGEAVFTATPTPNPDSTLDAADLAVTFVVDDRDVESAVTAGRTNPRDALVGSGDGRELRVPLDSVPDRLRVHAVAVARDAGADPRVSVADAAAVERAGDQSTVSGTGGEAGLTPDAPDFETRRLNDPPEWTRDASVYEVFVRTFADADEGETFDAIADRIPQIADLGVDTLWLTPVLGHDGKPHGYNIVDFFDTADDLGDRDDFEALVETAHDHGLRVLFDFVANHTAREHEWFRDAYRNPDSPYRDRYEWQESGEPGTYFDWELIANLNHANLEVRRFLLDVVDEWGPLVDGFRCDMAWAVPDSFWRELRDRVKDIDREFLLMDETIPYIPGFHEGMFDVHFDATLYFQLRQVGRGAEPAASVLDAVDQRAEIGFPDHAGFLQYIENHDETRYRVECGDAAAAAAGAAIMTLPGVPMVYAGQEIGQRGRRDAIAWDHAREDVRDRYERLLATRREYPALGPDGDLARVDYHVASGDLSERPIVASGDVHPDDVVAFRRRDGDEDLVVVLNFAPADASVAVELDHGERDLVTGAECVVADGDGTERIRVDDVAVVAVESE